A section of the Pseudomonas prosekii genome encodes:
- a CDS encoding DUF4124 domain-containing protein, translating to MKRWLLILSLLAMTSTAMADVYTYVDKQGNRVFTDQPGHGNAKRVPLATSNRMTANPTSAAPVTAAQKTAEPAPFRYDMLRVLVPEPDATLRSSAGELIVSVTSEPGLQRGHRYRLLLDGKATAEPGPSPVFALSNIDRGSHNLSVEILDAQGRTVERTANQPFHMLRISLAQKRQVKPCALTDYGQRPECPLKDKPPEEKNPFFRFF from the coding sequence TTGAAGCGTTGGCTGCTGATTCTCAGCCTGCTGGCGATGACCTCCACGGCCATGGCCGACGTCTACACCTACGTCGACAAACAAGGCAATCGCGTCTTCACCGACCAGCCCGGGCACGGCAACGCCAAACGCGTGCCGCTCGCCACCAGCAATCGCATGACCGCCAACCCGACCAGCGCAGCGCCAGTCACCGCCGCACAAAAAACTGCCGAGCCCGCGCCATTTCGCTACGACATGCTGCGGGTTTTAGTGCCGGAACCGGACGCCACCCTGCGCAGCAGCGCCGGCGAATTGATCGTCAGCGTTACCAGCGAACCCGGATTGCAACGCGGTCATCGCTACCGTTTGTTACTCGACGGCAAAGCCACCGCCGAACCCGGCCCGAGCCCGGTGTTCGCCTTGAGTAATATCGACCGTGGCAGCCATAACCTCTCCGTGGAAATCCTCGACGCGCAGGGCCGCACGGTCGAACGCACGGCCAATCAACCGTTCCACATGTTGCGCATCTCACTGGCGCAGAAGCGCCAGGTCAAACCCTGCGCCCTCACCGACTACGGGCAACGCCCGGAATGTCCGCTCAAGGACAAACCGCCCGAAGAAAAAAATCCGTTCTTCCGGTTCTTTTAA
- a CDS encoding DUF4124 domain-containing protein: MGRGFLLMLLLIALPAAAQIYKYTDADGNTAYSNQPPDGVQAQPVELPPLNSVEPQAPAAPANQTSTREQPGNAYEVLELTGLPTTEALRANNGTFTVSVLIKPRLQGGQLFRLLLDEEPYGQPSNVPILQLVNIDRGEHSLAVQVISGDTVIQQSPFVTFTVQRVHTN, translated from the coding sequence ATGGGTCGTGGTTTTCTTTTGATGTTGCTGCTGATCGCCCTGCCCGCCGCAGCGCAGATCTACAAATACACTGACGCCGATGGCAACACCGCGTACAGCAACCAGCCGCCCGATGGTGTGCAGGCGCAGCCGGTCGAGTTGCCGCCGCTCAACAGTGTCGAACCCCAAGCGCCTGCCGCCCCGGCGAATCAAACCTCGACCCGCGAACAACCCGGCAACGCCTACGAGGTGCTGGAATTGACCGGGCTGCCGACCACCGAAGCGCTGCGCGCCAACAACGGCACTTTCACCGTCAGCGTGTTGATCAAACCGCGACTGCAAGGTGGGCAGTTGTTCAGGTTGTTGCTCGATGAAGAACCTTACGGCCAGCCGAGCAACGTGCCGATCCTGCAACTGGTCAACATCGACCGCGGCGAACACAGTCTCGCGGTCCAGGTGATCAGTGGCGACACCGTGATCCAGCAGAGCCCGTTCGTCACCTTCACCGTGCAGCGGGTGCATACCAATTGA